gtggttattccaccaaaaaTGTatctctgaactcttcctgagttaaaacattagaatTGTTGTTTCTAGATgcatatgaacttgttttctttgcattatatGAGGTCTGAAAGCgttgcatcttttttgttattttgaacatttctcgTTTTCTGCATATAGATGCTGAagttttgcttggaatttcagacatgctgtcagtagttcatagaataaaagaacaatcttcattttcttcaaatatgtaccaataaaatgttaaataagagaaattgatcattttaagtggtctctttattttttccaatgcTGTATataggaaaaatatttacagtgtggggtgcattttcatttagaatCCCCTATTATTGATATCCATGCAAAAAATATGATATGATAAAGGACCACAACCCTAAACATGCAGTCAAAACTGCAACTGGAGGCCTTAAGTCAAAGACTGTATCagaatggaccagtcaaagtccagatgtaATTCCATTTGAGAAATTTAAGCATTGATCATTTATGTATAGATGTTCTCTCTATCCAGTCTAACTGAACTTCCACTATTGCTCTAATTAGAGTCAGAGGCAGTTCCTGAAAGCATTAACTATGTGTAGGATTGAATTCTAATGTGAGACACATGTTTAAGACAtattttgaagataaaaacaaaaacaaatatgtatttttttacttccacttgACAATTCTGTcaaggtttgtggttgtgagGAGATGAAGTGTGCAAAAGGCACCAGCTGGGATTTGCACCGAGAAACTTCTTGTTGTAACCTCCCAATTTATAATCTTATTCACCAAAAATGACCCTACATTTCAATTCTCCTAAATAATCTTAGAAAAACTTCAAATCATGACATTTTTCCACCCTCTGAGTCCTTTGTCAGTGCAGTTTTTGTGCAGATTAACAGACTAATCAAACAACCCATGAATGAAAACATCATACAAAATCAATTTCAGTGAAAATATAATATCAACACATCAGTATTACAAACAGTTTTGCGGGATCTGTAGTCAGATTACGTCTCCTCCAGGAGTTACATCTGTAGACCATAAAACAAAGAGTCAGAAGTCTCAGCCAGAAAAACTTCAACACGGAAATTTACGAGGAGCCTTGCCCGACTCAGAGTGGTCTTGAAGCGGGACTCAATctgtttacaaaacattttggacGACCGCCTTGTGTCCAGCTCGGTGTGGTCTTCCCTTGCACAGTAAAAGGCAGCCATGACAGACAGGCTTATAAACAACCGGCTTTTATCTCCAAGAGAGAGACATGGCAACAAAGAGCCCAGCTGCTGGGCCATATTCCCCACATCCCTCTGTTCCCCCCTTTTATCTTTCCTGTCATCGCCCCACGGCGCTGAAGTGGAGGAGCAGGGGGGGCTGAGAGGTGCGCTTAAATCTCTAGCTTCCTTTTCTGTGCTTCTTCACTGGCAAACTTCGACTGTTCTCTGTCACAGGGGCTTAACGGCACCGCAAAACATGGTGTTATGAGGGATTTTCTCCATTAGAGAAGTGGGAGCATAGGAGCAACAAACATCAGCCAGACTAATGATGTATGCTACCAAGCATTGTAATGCTAAGCAGGCGCATATGGCAGAGATTTCTGTCTCTTATAATGGTGTTCATTATtctattcatttttaatcattaagATCCTGGATTTTCAGCCAGTGACACCAGGTTAAATGTACGTACTTCAGGAGTCCTACTGAATGCATCGTATTGCTCTCTGTATAAGAAATTTGTACTAAAAAATGCAGAGTACTCCGACTTCCAGGTTCAAGCAGACACAGTTTAATCTGTAATCTTTGGTTGTACAACCAGTTCTGAGCTCTTTGTCTCAAATTGAAGAAACTGAATATCAGTCTTTATGACATGGAGGTCCataaagctgatttttaaattGACCAGGATCTACCTTTAAAGTTTTACTATCATTGACATCAATGTCATATTAATTCTGGGCTTTTATTGATGCGTTTGAACCCATATTTCTCCAGGATGTGCAAATAGAACAAAGTACTTcaattaaatatgaatttattgtGAGTTTCTTCTCATCTATGCAGGTTCAGAACGACATGTAGGCTTATATATGTACCTAATGTCTCACTCACTCCTTCGTagttttttaaacatctgaagaaaattattttgtttgtacactaatgtttaataagaataatgAAATAACAATTTGCATGAATGTAAATTATCTGATAATATATTAACTTCTAAAGGTGATTGGTTTTTGttattaaggttttatttgGGGGGTGGCTCTCTCAtgctaaagtaaaaacaagccACGTCttctaaatattttgtgtaCAAGGTTTTGAAAACCATCTAATTTCCCTCACTGCACAATGACAAACTGCTTTATGTTGGttcatcacaaaataaaattaaaaaaacttcaataaaaccTTGAAAGAGTTCAAGAGGTGTAACCACTTTTGCATAAtagaaaatgctttttcacCCTTCAGCAGATGTAGAAGAATCAGACAACCTGGTTTTGTGCAGTTTTCCCCTCGCACAGTTTAAATGAGTTATTCCGCTTATTGTTAGCAAAATAACTTTGACACTTTTCGCACAGACCTgattctctctctcacacatacCTCCATCTTGTTAAGGGAGACCCAGCAGTCTGAAGGGAAGTCCTGCAGCATGGGGACCAGGAACTGTAGGCAGCCGTCCCAGTGGCACAACAGCAGCATCATGCCGATCAGGTTGATGATCCGCATCACCGCGCTGGCCAGGTCGTAGGTCATATGGAAGATCTGGAGTGTGACCATAAAACGTGAATAGGAGTGAAAGCATATTTGAAGTATAAGGAAAAGAAAGTCAGAGTAAATAAAACCGAGGGCCTCCAGTTTTACAAACTGGCATCACATTCAGCTAGTCTGGATCACGCCAGGTTTGATTAATGATCAGAGGAAGTGATGGACCATCAGTCCTAGCTTAAACGCAGCGGGAGCGGGCAAGACACTTTTCACACAGAAATACGTTACATCAGTCAGAGTCTCCATCACTCACAGGCTCCAGTCACAGCCATGTTGCACTCACGCAAGCCTGCCAGCACAACGATCCAACTAACGGCAGAGACAGATATGTCAGCACATAGACTTGCACTCATCCACAGGGTGATGGACAGGGACCATCGTGATCCTGAAGAACTGATAGTCTGGGTCGTCTCAGGCATCAATCACCCTCAGCCTCTGAGAAGCCCATTAGGTCAATCATCTAATCATCCCCAAATGACCCGAAGAAACCCTGCCGTGACGCTGCTTAGTTTGCCtggatgcaaaaataattttgtgagAGGTGTAAACGTGTGACGCTGACGGCCCTCGTTCGCAGGAAAACATGTGTGACTGTCTGACGGAGTCAACTCCGAAGGAAGTGGGTCACTTCTTACTCAGTGCCGCACAGAGAAGTGATACTTGGTGATAGGAGTGAAGGGGAACAAAACTGGACATGAATCACATGCACTGATCTTTCTAAATGCAGCTTTAACCTTTATGAGATTTTCTCTGTCAGCTTCTATCAGTCAGGAACTGAAAAAATGGAGAGCGTGGTCGTGTTTCATCAGGACGCACGAGGTGACACTGTGCTGCACGCAGCTGTGTTGTCTTATTTGCTGAAGACGTTCAGTGCCACGGACAGCTCTAAAATGCTTGAAAGACTAAAAACTGCTTCAAGCCCAATAGCCCAAATCCTCCATGTAGCACAGAAAAGATGAGttcaaaaaccacaaatatgaaCTGACCGTCTCCTGCACCATTTCAGCAACTGACTCGACATCTAATCTTCCCTCATTTTCCATGCATGCCTTGTATCAGTTCCCATCATGCAACGCTATGTGTGTATCAGTGTGCGTGCTATCACATCATATCTTCAGAAATCCAATTATCCAAAGGTCAAGTGAGCAGCCGAGCCCCACTGTTCCGTTCACTGCTGCAAAATGCCAACGCCGGCTTGCCGACGGTGCCACAGACCAAGAGTGGACTGATCTCATGACTCCACCGGACCGCTTGTGTCCCAGACTGAGGCTCTACTTCTAAGAAGGATGTACTCCAAGGAGGAACACCATTCTGCCCATAACTCATAGTACAACTTAAAATTTCATGACTTTTCATGTCTTCTGTTGAAATATCTGCCTGTGGAGCTTCCTGGTGAAGACAATTTCCTTAATGCAAGgtcaagaaagaaaataaatcagctgtGTTGACAATTTTAGGAGTTAATACTTTGTGTTCTCGCAGTATTTAAACTTGAGATTCTGAATTCATGAGGAAATACAGTCACCTCCCAGTCAAACCTCTCCTTCATGGAAGAATACCTTTTGAAAATCTCATTTGAAAGACAGAGGAATAAGCTACCGACCTGCAAGTAGACTGAGCTTTATGCACTGCTTGATGAGTAGGATCAATTAGAATGTAAGTGGGACTAAATTGAAATGACatttgcttctttaaaaaataaactgaattgtcttgaaacaaattaaattgatattttaattggTTTGCATTCACCAGACCTGCTGACAGTACCGGAGAATATGTTTAAGAGCAATTAGCAGGGGAAACACAtaactatttatattttataaagtttgatttttatcatcGCCACTCAGCAGAATTTGCCTCATGTTTTCTACTGGAAactaacaaatatttgtttgctAATGGAAATATTACAGGTAAAACACTAAATCTGAATTTCTTCATCTCAAAACTCTAAATGTGAGAGAAGTCAATTTGCTTGAATCCTCCCAAAGCGATTCTTAACAGTGTGTTGTACTTATTAATACTTATCGAGATTAAACTGGAATCTCACAAGGAATAGTTTAAAgcctcctcctctgtctgaaGTTTGTACTTTAATAATCTTCCAGGTGTGTGTCATGATCCTGGGCCTCCTCTTTACGCTGGTGACTCAGTTATCTATGAGGTGGATAAAATCTGTGATGCAACTGCTAATGAACTAAACTTAGCaagacaaaacagtttttgtagaaaactcttttgagcattttgtgtatttctaGAAGCAGAAATTCTtctaattataatttttaaatccTGTTCAATAAAATCTTCCAAACGGCTTTCTTTGTTAAGCATTTTTCAGAAATCTACATAAGGTTAGTTGTGTTGgtcttgttttattgtcatttgaCCTTGTTGTGACAATTCTTTAAgaccaaaataatttctaagtGTGAAGATGAGTCGTATTTTTAGTGGTGCTACTTTTGTATTACAAGcacattacaaatatttaacagaaaactcCAACAAGGAATTTGTTCTGCAAAACAACTGCTAGCTACAGTAGCCCTGTGTACGTCACACTCGTTCCCTTAcagcatttgtttatttctttctttttatttacatatctTCCTATAATGTAGTTCTTCATATTTGGGTCTATAAATTGCCCGGTCATTTGAGCGGTGGTGCAGTTTGTAATTAATTTGTGACATGTCTAATCACAGCCAATGGCCCCTGCAGTGCTGAATATTATCATTATCCTCcacctctgctgctccacctgTGGTGCCTTAATTGATTAACTATGTTTGCCCTGATAATAGGCTGCTTATCAGACTGCCTGATGCCACGGGCAGGACTGCAAGGTCACCGAGGCAGATGTGCAATGGaccctgtttttttgttgtttttttgtcagtgctccaaattgcttttattcttgtatttgtCAGGAACCTGTTTTTCTCAGGTTGGCAAGTGACAGCATCAATAAAGCCGCCTTCAGGTGAAGGAGCGCAGGCTACTTGGAGCAGATTGAGAGGCAGATTGTCCACTTGGTCGTGAGCCAGAACCAGCATATTGGAGACAAATCAGAGACCTCTTATCCTAAACTACAAGGGACACACTGTCCTCTGTGTCTGTCAGCATTATAATCAATAAGTGCAACTCTACAAACGTGTTCTTACCTCTTCCCACTGGTGAATGTAGCGTATTAATCTGGAGAGCCTCAGCAGCCTCAGAAGACTTAGGATCTTGGTAAAGCGGACAATCCTCAGGGCCCGAGCCGTCTTGTACACCTCCGAGTCGATCCCTTTCTCCACTATGAGGAATATGTAATCCACCGGGATGGAGGAGATAAAGTCTACTATAAACCAAGTTTTTAGGTACTTCTTCTTTATAGTTTCAGGGTCCAAAATGATGTCTGAGTTGTCCTCGATGATGATTCCAGTACGAAAGTTGAGCACCAGGTCCATGAGGAAGAAGGTGTCGGAGACCACGTTGAAGATGATCCAGGGCGTTGTGgtttcttctttgaaaaaagTGATGCCCACGGGGATGATGATCAGGTTGCCCACCATGAACAGCAACATTGTAAAATCCCAGTAGAACCTGAGTCGTTTGGAGTGGTGAGCAATGCCGGGCGTGCCGCAGTGAGGGGAAGAAGAGCGAGACAAACACAGAGTCAGATCgggcaagaaaagaaaagctttcaACTCAGGTTGGAAAACCAGGAGCAAAGTGCAATATTTAATCATTCCCTGCCtagaaatgcaaatatttatggTCAGTAAAGCTAACTCAGTAGCTACTCTCACCaaacataacattatgaccacttaAATGGACCAAATAACATTAATTTTCTACTTGTCGTTGCACTTGTGAGTGAAACACCACATTACATTACTTAAGTAAAGTAATGTAGGATAAAGTATTTAGCATGTTATCCTCAAAGATGGTGAAAAGCATAATCATTTGAGGAGGTTCCATAATGACCAAACTGTGACGGCTTCACAGCTGGGTCAGTGAGAACATCTACAAAACTGCAGCTTCTGCACAGTGTTCCCAATCTACTGCTATCAATATCTAATAACTTTGGTCACAGTAAGGAAGAGTGGTGAGTCAGTGACAGGTTCACTGATGCACTTGGGAAGCAAAAACTGACTTTTGTGGTCCAATGCAACAGATGAGCTACTGTAGCTAATAATGCTCAGGAAGTTAATCCTGCTTCTGACAGAAGGAATACACTTTGTGTTGCAGTCAATGTGCCTCTATTGGTCATAATGCCATGCttaatgtatgtattttattatgcaTAGTAGTTAATTAAAGAAATACctttaaatgggaaaaaaaaattttttcagtCTTTAAGTGTATTAAAATCTGATCTTTCCAATGATTTTAAAGTAAGTACATTCTGCTTCACCTAATATCCATTGagtttttttatacatatatattgtCATTGTTCTCCATCTCTGCTGCCAGAGAGTTgcacaagtttttattttatttttatgtttttaaagtgcagcTCAGGAGGGAGGGGCTTTATTGTTCGTTTCTTGGTTAATAACCATTTCTAAGTATTTCTGCTAGTTACAATTTCGACCAGctgcaaataaagacaaaaagaagtgCTTCGGCTCGTTTGATAGAGATAGTCCTTTTGATTCCagcagaaaaggaagaaaaggcaAGTTTATGTCCATTTAAGCAACAAAAGCACAACTCACACCTTCAGCTGATTTTCACTAAGTTATAAAATGTCCATCAAAGCACAGCAGTATGTGTTTAAAGACTGAATCCTGTACTGTCTGacattttgatgtgtttaaTGGAATGATTGTCTGGATTTGACCTGCCAGTGAATGGTCAGAGTCAATTAAGTGAAAACTGTCCCGTTTCAAAGATTAGCCaattgattggtgcatctctgaaGTCATCTTCAttgcatgtgttttattgtgttttatttttggcactCAATTGATAAAATAGGtagaataaattttaaaaaggcgTAAACTAAGTAGGTTTTCTTAGGGAAATGGACAGAATAGAAAGCCCTGCTGGTCGCAATCAAAGATATAATACAGACTGAttgttcttctgttgtttttgaagtagaccaaactttttttgtttgttccagTAAATTAGTATCTTAGCGTTGCcaatgtttcctttaaaaaatcaCATGTAACTCTATGGCTTTTGTTGCAGTTAGATAGAACAGATTTAAACACTTAAATGGCAATTTGGTAGATAAACggcaagaaaaaaagggaaaagcaGTCAGAAAAATGCAGgtaaaaacgtttaaaaaaaaaaaaaaactattattaGTTGCCCAGTGCCTGATGTCAACAGAGCCATGTGATTTGCAACATTTCACCATAATTAAACATCAATTTAGAACGAAGTAGCTCAACTAATAGGGATGGGGGGAAAACTGGTAATCAAGTGTTGCCAGAgtgagtttaatttattttatcaggcAAATAGCGTAAATAGTGGTGATGTAAAGGTCTGGAGATGGGgatggaggagaaaaggagTGAGGTTTCAGCCCGTCAGAGGAAGCTCTGCAGGACAGGTGCAGCGCTGAGTCATTACACTGCGACTTATGCAACAAGCTCTGCttcctgcaaaataaaaacacgcCACGAAGATAATATTTGATGCAACTTTGCTGCTGAGCCTTAATGAGAATAAGAAATGGAGTGAGAGGGGGGGGGAGACGGGGGCGGGCAACCGAAGCGTCTAATTGTGTGGGTGTGAGGGATCTCTTAAGTGACTCGTCATCGAATTATATCCGGACAGTTGTCTTCAAGTTTGGCTTTTAGTGCTCATCTGACTCGGCGTTATGTGATACAATGTGGCCAAATATGAATGGTGCCGAGAAAGAAGGAGGGGAGCTGTCCACTCCCTGTGGTGCTGATCCTCAGCCGGGTTCAgcccacattaataaaaaccCGCCGTTTTTCCAACCCCCAATACCTTTCATCAAATTAACGGGAGGACGTTAATCACACAGAGCGCTCTTTTTatccagaaaatatttgaataacgGAAATAGCCGCTGGATCTCCAGACGGGGTTATCCGCACGTCAAACAGGGCGCATCCATCGATAAACGACAGGATCCCGGAGTCATTCGGGCGGATCTGTCTCCAGCGAGCACGCTTGAGGGTTTTTTTCGCACACTTGGCTCAAGGTGACATTCCGTTACTGAGTGCATCGCGCGCACACATGCATGCACTCCCATCTACCCTACATCCTGTCAGCACGGCTCCTGTCGCAGAGCCGATGTTACAACGATCATTAGCCGCCTTCTTAATgtaataaagacttttttttttttttttctttttttttttactccgtGATGAGCAATAAATCTCGTCGGAGCCCTGCCTTCTTTGATGAATATGTGTGAGCGTCGTGCTGTGAAAAGTCGAGATGTAATAGCAGGCCTGGCTTGCGAGAGCACCCCAGACAAGCTATTGTTCCGACTGCAACAGGGTTTGTTTACAACCTTGAGAGGACACTCTTCGCTAAAGTGCCTGACAACAGGTTGTTTcgtggggtggggtggggtgaGGGGGGTATGTGGTGTCGACGGCGTTTCTTTGGTAAATTGTATGCAGATACGTTTGGAATGACAAATGAGCGCTGGACGGTAACAATGCATGTGTTTCCTGCGCTTCCACTACACTCAGGTGTCAAGTAAGTTGTAGATGAGGACCTTTGCGGGCCTCTAATCACTTCAACCAATGGCAGCCCCGTCTCTTACCTGAAATCGCTATAAGGGTGTATAATCCAGTTTCCAGCTGATTTGACCCTCTCCTGCTCCTTCTCGACTGCTTTCTGACTGCCATACATGCGCAGGGAGAATTTGTTAACTCCAGGCTGCAGCATGCTACTAAACTGCCGCTGCATGAAGCTGGCTTGGCTGCCCTGAGGCTCTGCATCCTCGGCCGGCACAATCGGCGGTCCATCCTCCTGTTTCTGGAAAGTTACAGAGTTCCTCGGCTGCTGGGTCTGAGTCTGGGTCGGGCCGTACAGCGAGGAGGAGGCTTTCCGGCTCGGCGCGTTGGAGAAGGACACCTTGGAGTCCTTTTTCTCAGGCACACCGCTGGACACGGGGGTGGCGCCCGGGTTGGCGCTCTCCCCTCCTTGCCCTCCGGTTAGAGACCCGCCTGGCGTGATCGAGCCGTCCATACTGGCTGTGGTCGAGTTACAGGCTCCCCGCTTGGCAGCGCCTCCGTCCTCGGCTCTCCCCGATCCCGCTGTTTGCTTCTCCTGCTTGGGGATTATTGAGCGCAGGCTCCCGGTACCCGAGTCCCTTCTGCTTCTGCATTCTCcgtttttgttgcatttcataCTGGATGCTGGAGCGACTCCGCTGCGACCATCACCCGCTGTCGCGTTGGAAACCTTTATCCCGACCGCAGAATCCGACGCGTCCGCCCCAGACGCTCCGCAGGTCTCGCCGCGCTGGGCAGCATCGCCCGGACAGGGTGTCTCGGTCGCTCTGGAGGCAGCAGTGGGCCGTGAGGCGGAGGGAACGTCCTCTGTGTGCGTAAGGCAGAGCTCCTTGTTGGAGTCTCTCCTGGAAGCCGAGGACGCGGCTCCCCCTCCTGGCGTAAAGTTCTTCATCCTGATActgccgcctcctcctcctcctcctcctccacctccgcTGCTGCCGCTCCCCCCGGCTCGGCGCAGCCGCGGATGCTGAAACCTGGACtcctcttctccttcctccATCTCATCCATCACGACGTCGCTGGTCAGACCGGGCTGGCTACCGCTGGCTGCGCCGGGGTTCAAGCAATTCTGTCCGCTGGGGCTTCTGGAGCATTTGGACGGGGCTGCCTTGGGTGCACTGATGTGGCTGCACCCGCTGCCCGCCACCGCCTTCTTTTTCATGGTGGCAGCAGACGCCGGTGAGACCTCATTCCTGTCCATGACATTGAGCATATCGAGTTTTGCCTCCAATTATCTTCGAGAAAGGCCAGCCAGCGAGGGGTGGGAGGAATGCAGAAGAAAAGGGACAATGGGAGAAAGGAGGGACTAAGAGAGGGAGGGATGGACgtgacttttttttcaaactattgCACTTCTCCCCTCAGTCACCTGTCACAAAGCACCGTTTACCGTTGCGTTACCGTTAACCGACATCTATACTAATCAGACCTACAGGTAAATCATGCACAGATCACCGAACTTTAAAGGTTCCCAGCTCACGCCTGTCACGACTTACAGGTTGAATGCGAACCTGAGAGAATGATCTAAATACATTCCAACACACAACCAGCTAACAAAAAGCCACTGAATCACCACGTGTTACTAAACGTTCacattaactcttttttttttacacccgTTTTTGACTATGACAATTTCCTTTGGTCAATGGTACCCCAGGCATGTGTTTAGCGCCCTCTAGGGGCTTCACAAAATCTACTCTATCCCAAAGCAGATGGTCACAAGCAGAAGCGCAAGGAGAAGGTCAAATCATTTAAGGTTTGGCCTGATCAGAAATCcgataaattaaagcaaaacatgcATCTGTATTTATAAACTGTTCCTTACTGTTCAGTTCATTACTGAAGTACACTCAGGACATACATCAAGCCATTGCTGGGCTTTTATCATCCATAttaggcttttctttttttagttggGAGACATTGCAGTGGCATTGCTGATCACCAGAATGTTCATTAAGGTACAATCTACTGAAAATTGTGCTTACAAGATTTGTCCCTGTCAACTACATAGCCCCTAAAAGGCTTTTCCCCATTTTATCCtgttacaacaacaaactccaatatattttttaatgaaattgcaTGAAGTATaggaaggaaaaacattctatttttttccccgaAAGAAATTCTGCAAAGTGCTGTATGCATTTGTGTCATCCTCACTTTACTCTTTTCCCCTCaaaaaaaatctggagaaacaaaaagcCACCTAACAAGTAAATAGAGTCCAACTGATTTCATCTCAAATTAAATCCAGCGGTTCTGCCAACGTCTCGGAGGTTTGTTGCCGACAGCATCATCAGGACGAGGGAAAAAAGACCCCACAGAGataaaaagcaaagttaaaGTAGATCGCAGAATCTGACCTTATGGAAGAATGATGAGCAGGAATCTGATGCAGAAAGCAACTGCAATAGACCCAAACTGCAGTTTGTCACATGACATGTTGGGTCAGAGCAACACCTACATCCAAAACACTTTATATGACAGAACACGGCAATGTTCCTAAACGTGATGatttattaatcccagagggGAATTAAATGATTTTGCAAGTCAAACTACAAAGAGTCGTTTTAGATTGTGATGGCTGAGGTTGGGACCGATCTGTTGGAGTCTGTATTGCAGCAGATCTGTAAGCATCCTTTTactgaagacactctgttgTTGCATCACAGCATTGTGATGAGGATGTTCAGGGTTGCCTGTtatgttcttcattttatgaagtGTCCTACATTGATCTTCAGAGGTTCCAGAGCAGTCCTCACAACAGACCCTCTTTATCAGCTCTTTGTTTGTCACCAGCTCTACTGCTGCCacctttcacttcacagttatgaACTACTTTATGCTGGTCAGTCACATAAAGTCCCACTACATCTGGTGAGTTTATTGtgacaaactgtaaaatattctaGTTATTTATGAATACTTTCTAAATGTATTTCCATTTCAGTTCAGCCCATCCAAAAGCAGAGCAGTTTCCAAACACACGACTGTTGAATCTCCTCATTGTCAGATGCAAATGATCTACTTGAAAACAGATTTACCTCGTGATAGGTGAGTTATAATTTAGAAAAGCTGCAGTTGAGTGAGCCTTTCCTTACCTCACTATAAAAAGTTATCAAGCTGGTTTTAAACAGTACAGTGGCGTGAGCAGCATCTCCTCTCCCACATTTCGAAAGCACATGTGGCAAAGGCCAAAGCCGGAGGACCCGTAGCACACCGTTCTTACACATCTAGGCCATGATAATCGAGTGGTCTCGTAGAGTGGAGATAAAGTGTTTAGCCTGTTTTCTCTGATCTAGTTTTGATCTACTCTAATTTTGGACCCAGATTTGATTCTAGAGACTTTAGAAAAACTGTTGTGGTAGCTAACACCAGCACTtaacatttataaagaaaaaatatcgcCAAAGTCAGCGAGCAGATTTGCAAAGCAGCATTCTCTACTTCATATTTCAgcgcaacttttttttttttttttttactcggCCCTGGGAAGTCGTGAGCTTCATctctgttcctcttttttttgtctatttgttTCTGCCCACCTGTTCTTCCTGCTTCTCTTTGCCCAATTAGTCAGTAGCATGTTGCTGCACTGGGATTTGTTGCATTGCCTAGTTACCTAACGTCACACTAACTCTCATAGTTAACAGCAAATGACAAAGAAATAGCCAAAGACcgatgacagaaaaaaagcaaacaggtGGAGCTGCTGGCCTAGAAAC
This is a stretch of genomic DNA from Gambusia affinis linkage group LG12, SWU_Gaff_1.0, whole genome shotgun sequence. It encodes these proteins:
- the LOC122840982 gene encoding potassium/sodium hyperpolarization-activated cyclic nucleotide-gated channel 2-like; protein product: MLNVMDRNEVSPASAATMKKKAVAGSGCSHISAPKAAPSKCSRSPSGQNCLNPGAASGSQPGLTSDVVMDEMEEGEEESRFQHPRLRRAGGSGSSGGGGGGGGGGGSIRMKNFTPGGGAASSASRRDSNKELCLTHTEDVPSASRPTAASRATETPCPGDAAQRGETCGASGADASDSAVGIKVSNATAGDGRSGVAPASSMKCNKNGECRSRRDSGTGSLRSIIPKQEKQTAGSGRAEDGGAAKRGACNSTTASMDGSITPGGSLTGGQGGESANPGATPVSSGVPEKKDSKVSFSNAPSRKASSSLYGPTQTQTQQPRNSVTFQKQEDGPPIVPAEDAEPQGSQASFMQRQFSSMLQPGVNKFSLRMYGSQKAVEKEQERVKSAGNWIIHPYSDFRFYWDFTMLLFMVGNLIIIPVGITFFKEETTTPWIIFNVVSDTFFLMDLVLNFRTGIIIEDNSDIILDPETIKKKYLKTWFIVDFISSIPVDYIFLIVEKGIDSEVYKTARALRIVRFTKILSLLRLLRLSRLIRYIHQWEEIFHMTYDLASAVMRIINLIGMMLLLCHWDGCLQFLVPMLQDFPSDCWVSLNKMENDTWSELYSFAVFKAMSHMLCIGYGRQAPESLSDIWLTMLSMIVGATCYAVFIGHATALIQSLDSSRRQYQEKYKQVEQYMSFHKLPADFRQKIHDYYEHRYQGKMFDEESILGELSEPLREEIVNFNCRKLVASMPLFANAEPNFVTAMLTKLRFEVFQPQDYIIREGTIGKKMYFIQHGVCSVITKGTLAMKLSDGSYFGEICLLTRGRRTASVRAETYCRLYSLSVDNFNEVLEEYPMMRRAFETVAIDRLDRIGKKNSILMHKVQHDLNSGVFNNRENEMIQEIVKYDREMVKLVDLQRPRAMSMTPSIGGIFAPPGQSQSGSAIATLQQAVAMSFCPQMASPLVGPGTLQSPRMVRRFQVMQNLSSPISMSPLQSQPPQTLGGAFGSAISSPPVQSPLTATGRTFQYMASVGPSGSQLSLVQHHAPSPTQTTQQRPASHKSTHSLHMGSLSQDTRALSASQPSLPQEGTPQASSAAPSPPPSTRTSNSSIGPQQPPHHNLPGPSGVGRPVGAQPRVAFASTPPPGGPTGMGAVAAAGPGPPDSGVPKKDSIVSLPELDSARSRLSSNL